One Dysosmobacter welbionis DNA segment encodes these proteins:
- the dprA gene encoding DNA-processing protein DprA: MSALKYWLWLTELPGLTNQTRLALLQHFPTPEDVYYAEAEEVLLTEGITREQAILLENKDCAAADRILADCQRLNVNILTLQDAGYPNRLRNIYDPPCLLYVRGRLPAFDDEAAVAVVGTRDCTPYGVSCAEKLGHGLAAGGAVVVSGLARGIDSAALRGALRAGGTVAAVLGNGTDVIYPPENQYLYEDVAAAGALVSEYPPGTPPDGRHFPVRNRILSGLSLAALVVEAPERSGALITAGTALEQGRDVFAVPGPIDAPASVGCNRLIRDGAGLASDAWDILREYEARFPDKLRREGTQDAPPVLGYQARQKTEPKPVAPSVSLSHNNLSLTDDQICLLRTLTEEPMLADDLIELTGIPTRRVLSALTVLEIEHLVTQHSGKRYARAVNLTE, encoded by the coding sequence ATGTCCGCGCTGAAATACTGGCTGTGGCTGACGGAGCTGCCGGGGCTGACGAACCAGACCCGGCTGGCGCTGCTGCAGCATTTCCCCACGCCGGAGGACGTGTACTACGCGGAGGCGGAGGAGGTGCTGCTGACCGAGGGCATCACCCGGGAGCAGGCGATCCTGCTGGAGAACAAGGACTGCGCCGCTGCGGACCGGATTTTGGCGGACTGCCAGCGGCTGAATGTGAACATCCTCACCCTCCAGGACGCGGGGTATCCCAACCGGCTGCGGAATATTTACGACCCGCCCTGTCTGCTGTATGTCCGGGGCCGCCTGCCGGCTTTTGACGATGAGGCGGCGGTGGCTGTGGTGGGCACCAGGGACTGCACGCCCTACGGCGTCTCCTGTGCGGAGAAGCTGGGCCATGGCTTGGCCGCCGGCGGAGCCGTGGTGGTCAGCGGCTTGGCCCGAGGCATCGACTCCGCGGCGCTGCGGGGCGCCCTGCGGGCCGGCGGCACGGTGGCGGCGGTGCTGGGCAACGGCACGGATGTGATTTACCCACCGGAAAATCAATACCTATATGAGGATGTTGCGGCGGCTGGCGCGCTGGTCAGCGAGTACCCGCCGGGCACGCCGCCGGATGGACGGCATTTCCCGGTGCGCAACCGCATCCTATCCGGCCTCTCTCTGGCAGCCCTGGTGGTGGAGGCGCCGGAGCGCAGCGGTGCGCTCATCACGGCGGGCACCGCCCTGGAGCAGGGGCGGGACGTGTTCGCTGTCCCCGGACCCATTGATGCTCCGGCCAGCGTGGGCTGCAACCGCCTGATCCGCGACGGCGCCGGGCTGGCGTCCGACGCCTGGGACATCCTGCGGGAATACGAGGCCCGGTTCCCGGACAAGCTGCGCCGGGAGGGGACGCAGGACGCGCCCCCTGTGCTGGGCTATCAGGCCCGACAGAAGACGGAGCCCAAGCCGGTGGCTCCGTCGGTGAGCCTGTCCCACAATAATCTGAGTCTGACCGACGACCAGATCTGCCTGCTCCGGACGCTGACGGAGGAGCCCATGCTGGCAGACGACCTGATCGAGCTGACGGGCATCCCCACTCGGCGGGTGCTGTCGGCCCTGACCGTGCTGGAGATCGAGCATCTGGTGACACAGCACAGCGGGAAGCGGTACGCCCGCGCGGTGAATTTGACGGAATAA
- the topA gene encoding type I DNA topoisomerase, with amino-acid sequence MAKHSLVIVESPAKAKTIGKYLGKEFEVKACMGHLRDLPKSTLGVDLEHDFEPVYKPIKGKEDIIADLKKSAKSAEMVYLATDPDREGEAISWHLKQLLNLPDEKTRRVTFNEITKNVVQESIREPRDIDQKLVDAQQARRILDRIVGYELSPLLWKKIRRGLSAGRVQSVATRMVDDRDREIEEFKPEEYWTLDANLFGDDAKKLPFAARYHGKDGKKAELKSAEDVDAVVHETEHAPFTVKTVKRTDKQRSPSPPFTTSTMQQEASRKLSMTPRRTMAIAQQLYEGVDIEGEGTVGLITYMRTDSLRISEEALASAKTFITGRYGEHYAQTHRYKAKAGAQDAHEAIRPSNVNWTPEQLKKDLTGEQYRLYRLVWSRFVASQMANAVYDSVAVEVEAAGHSFRASSSSLKFSGYTAVYEEGKDEEKEEKESPLPALREGEPLTLKDFDREQHFTQPPAHYTDATLIRAMEEQGIGRPSTYAPTVSTILDREYVVKEGKYLRITNLGRVVTALMKERFSDIADLKFTANMEQRLDSVEEGKTAWKDVLREFYGDFEQDLENAEKALDGARIKVPDEVSEEICPECGRNLVVKSGRFGRFLACPGYPECTFTMPLVVEMPGRCPKCGGRLMKRTGNSKKTGKQYTYYCCEHVNSKDETAKCDFMTWDVPVKDDCPVCGHTMFKKAGRGFKKPFCINPECSNFLPEEKRGYPRKKAADSAEGAESAAAAEETAEKKPARRTAAAKKADTAKTAAKKSAAKKPAAAKTAAKKPAAKKETASKAAAKTTSSRKTAAKKTVASKAKKPAGKE; translated from the coding sequence ATGGCAAAACACAGCCTGGTCATCGTGGAGTCTCCCGCGAAGGCCAAAACCATCGGAAAATACCTGGGCAAGGAGTTTGAGGTGAAGGCCTGCATGGGCCATCTGCGGGACCTGCCCAAGAGCACCCTGGGCGTGGACCTGGAGCACGACTTTGAGCCGGTCTACAAGCCCATCAAGGGCAAGGAGGACATCATCGCCGACCTGAAGAAGTCCGCCAAGAGTGCGGAGATGGTCTACCTTGCCACCGACCCGGACCGGGAGGGAGAGGCCATCTCCTGGCACCTGAAGCAGCTGCTGAACCTGCCGGACGAGAAGACCCGGCGGGTCACCTTTAATGAGATTACCAAGAACGTGGTGCAGGAGAGCATCCGGGAGCCCCGGGACATCGACCAGAAGCTGGTGGACGCCCAGCAGGCCCGCCGCATCCTGGACCGGATCGTGGGCTATGAGCTGAGCCCCCTGCTGTGGAAGAAGATCCGCCGGGGCCTCTCCGCCGGGCGGGTCCAGTCCGTGGCCACCCGCATGGTGGACGACCGGGACCGGGAGATCGAGGAGTTCAAACCTGAGGAGTACTGGACCTTGGATGCCAACCTGTTCGGCGACGACGCGAAAAAGCTCCCCTTCGCCGCCCGCTACCACGGGAAGGACGGCAAGAAGGCGGAGCTGAAGTCGGCGGAGGACGTGGATGCTGTGGTCCATGAGACGGAGCACGCCCCCTTCACCGTCAAGACCGTGAAGCGCACAGACAAGCAGCGCAGCCCCTCTCCGCCCTTCACCACCTCCACCATGCAGCAGGAGGCGTCCCGCAAGCTCTCCATGACGCCCCGGCGGACCATGGCCATCGCCCAGCAGCTGTACGAGGGCGTGGATATCGAGGGCGAGGGCACCGTGGGCCTCATCACCTATATGCGTACCGACTCCCTGCGGATCAGTGAGGAGGCCCTGGCCTCCGCCAAGACCTTCATTACGGGCCGCTACGGCGAACATTACGCCCAGACCCACCGCTACAAGGCCAAGGCGGGCGCCCAGGACGCCCACGAGGCCATCCGCCCCAGCAACGTCAACTGGACGCCGGAGCAGCTGAAAAAGGACCTGACCGGCGAGCAGTACCGCCTCTACCGCTTGGTGTGGAGCCGGTTCGTGGCCAGCCAGATGGCCAACGCCGTGTACGACAGCGTGGCCGTGGAGGTCGAGGCGGCGGGACACAGCTTCCGGGCCAGCTCCTCCAGCCTGAAATTCTCCGGCTACACCGCCGTGTATGAGGAGGGCAAGGACGAGGAGAAAGAGGAGAAGGAATCCCCCTTGCCCGCCCTGCGGGAGGGCGAACCTCTGACCCTGAAGGACTTTGACCGGGAGCAGCACTTCACCCAGCCCCCGGCCCACTATACAGACGCCACGCTGATCCGGGCCATGGAGGAGCAGGGCATCGGCCGCCCCTCCACTTACGCTCCCACTGTGTCCACCATCCTGGACCGGGAGTACGTGGTGAAGGAGGGCAAGTACCTCCGCATCACCAACCTGGGCCGTGTGGTGACCGCCCTGATGAAAGAGCGGTTCTCCGACATCGCGGATCTGAAATTCACCGCCAATATGGAACAGCGGCTGGACTCCGTGGAGGAGGGAAAGACCGCCTGGAAGGACGTGCTGCGGGAGTTCTACGGGGACTTTGAGCAGGACCTGGAGAACGCCGAAAAGGCTCTGGACGGCGCCCGCATCAAGGTGCCCGACGAGGTCAGCGAGGAGATCTGCCCGGAGTGCGGGCGGAATCTGGTGGTAAAGTCCGGCCGGTTCGGCCGCTTCCTGGCCTGTCCCGGCTACCCCGAGTGCACGTTCACCATGCCGCTGGTGGTGGAGATGCCGGGCCGCTGCCCCAAGTGCGGCGGGCGGCTGATGAAGCGCACCGGCAACAGCAAGAAGACCGGTAAGCAGTATACCTACTACTGCTGTGAGCATGTGAACAGCAAGGACGAGACGGCGAAGTGCGACTTCATGACCTGGGACGTGCCGGTGAAGGACGACTGCCCGGTCTGCGGCCACACCATGTTCAAGAAGGCGGGCCGGGGATTCAAGAAGCCCTTCTGCATCAATCCGGAATGCAGCAACTTCCTGCCGGAGGAGAAGCGGGGCTATCCCAGGAAGAAGGCCGCGGACAGCGCCGAGGGCGCGGAGTCTGCCGCTGCGGCGGAGGAGACAGCGGAGAAGAAGCCCGCCAGGCGGACAGCCGCAGCGAAGAAGGCGGACACCGCTAAGACCGCCGCGAAAAAGAGCGCCGCCAAGAAACCGGCAGCCGCCAAGACTGCCGCAAAGAAGCCTGCGGCCAAGAAGGAGACGGCCTCCAAAGCGGCGGCCAAGACCACATCCAGCAGAAAGACCGCGGCCAAAAAGACGGTCGCGTCAAAGGCGAAGAAGCCCGCCGGGAAGGAGTGA
- a CDS encoding helix-turn-helix domain-containing protein — MENFAQRVRQLRKESGKTQTQMAAVFEISARQYQNYEGGGHYPDVPGLMKMADYFGVTTDYLLGRSDQRS; from the coding sequence ATGGAAAATTTTGCACAACGGGTCAGACAACTGCGCAAGGAGTCTGGCAAGACACAGACACAGATGGCTGCTGTTTTTGAAATCAGTGCTCGCCAATACCAAAATTATGAGGGCGGCGGGCATTATCCGGATGTGCCGGGATTGATGAAAATGGCGGACTACTTCGGCGTTACTACCGACTATCTGCTGGGACGCAGCGACCAGAGGAGCTAA
- the plsX gene encoding phosphate acyltransferase PlsX: MKIIVDAMGGDNAPLEIVRGALDANRNHGVEIILVGRTAEVLKAVEACGQKSLPAGVEIKDAKEVVEIADDPAMAFKQKPDSSLTVGLNLLKDGAGDAFVSAGSTGALLSGATLVVKRIRGIRRAAMGPQIPTAGGRAVLCDCGANAECTPEYLLQFAYLGSYYAQRVMGIEKPRVGLLNIGAEEEKGDTLRHETYALLKEAGEAGRIHFIGNVEANEAMMGTADVIVTDGFTGNVMLKTMEGVGKFLLKSLKEMFLSSTKTKLAAGLVKGDLGQMKKLLDPSEVGGTPFLGIQKPVIKAHGGSNARAIENAVLRAKEYAESGFIADIQANIEHMRVQPGMEKN, translated from the coding sequence ATGAAGATCATTGTAGACGCAATGGGCGGAGACAACGCGCCGCTGGAAATCGTCCGGGGCGCGCTGGACGCCAACCGGAACCATGGGGTGGAGATCATTCTGGTGGGCCGGACGGCGGAGGTGCTGAAGGCCGTGGAGGCCTGCGGCCAGAAGAGCCTGCCCGCAGGGGTGGAGATCAAGGACGCCAAAGAGGTGGTGGAGATCGCGGATGACCCCGCCATGGCCTTCAAGCAGAAGCCAGACTCCTCCCTGACCGTGGGATTGAACCTGCTGAAGGACGGCGCGGGAGACGCCTTTGTCTCCGCCGGGTCCACCGGGGCGCTGCTCTCCGGGGCCACGCTGGTGGTCAAGCGCATTCGGGGCATCCGCCGGGCCGCCATGGGGCCCCAGATTCCCACCGCCGGGGGACGGGCGGTCCTCTGCGACTGCGGCGCCAACGCCGAGTGCACGCCGGAGTACCTGCTCCAGTTTGCGTACCTGGGCAGCTACTACGCCCAGCGGGTCATGGGCATCGAAAAGCCCCGGGTGGGCCTTCTGAACATCGGTGCGGAGGAGGAGAAGGGCGACACCCTGCGCCATGAGACCTACGCCCTGCTGAAAGAGGCTGGGGAGGCCGGCCGCATCCACTTCATCGGCAATGTGGAGGCCAACGAGGCCATGATGGGCACCGCCGATGTGATCGTTACCGACGGCTTCACCGGCAATGTGATGCTGAAAACCATGGAGGGCGTAGGCAAGTTCCTGCTCAAGTCCCTGAAGGAGATGTTCCTCTCCAGCACCAAGACCAAGCTGGCCGCCGGTCTGGTGAAAGGGGATCTGGGGCAGATGAAAAAGCTGCTGGATCCCAGCGAGGTGGGCGGCACACCCTTCCTGGGGATCCAAAAGCCGGTGATCAAGGCCCATGGCGGTTCCAACGCCAGGGCCATCGAAAATGCGGTGCTGCGGGCCAAGGAGTATGCGGAAAGCGGTTTCATCGCGGACATTCAGGCCAACATCGAACACATGCGGGTCCAGCCCGGCATGGAAAAAAATTGA
- the acpP gene encoding acyl carrier protein, which yields MSNEEIFQTMKDLVSEQFGMELDEVTLETSFEDDLGADSVDLVELVMAMEEEFELGQTAEDEVKAIKTVGDAVNYVAGKLNG from the coding sequence ATGTCGAATGAGGAAATTTTTCAGACCATGAAGGATTTGGTGTCCGAGCAGTTTGGTATGGAGCTGGACGAGGTGACGCTGGAGACCTCCTTTGAAGACGACCTGGGCGCCGACTCTGTGGACCTGGTGGAGTTGGTGATGGCCATGGAGGAGGAGTTCGAGCTGGGACAGACGGCGGAGGACGAGGTCAAGGCCATCAAGACCGTGGGCGACGCGGTGAATTACGTGGCAGGCAAGCTGAACGGATAA
- the rnc gene encoding ribonuclease III: protein MRDLEKKLNYTFRNQALLEEALNHSSYANEHRAGGLRSNERLEFLGDSVLGFVTAEFLFCQHPDLPEGDLTRIRAALVCEQSLYEVAQKLGLGQYLKLGRGEEAGGGRERISILADATEAVFAAVYLDGGIEAASALIHRCLLDAEKEEVVEERRRDYKTALQELVQRQADQVLTYHMTGEAGPDHDKTFQAEVQLNGLPIGAGSGHSKKEAEQAAAKAALETLEET from the coding sequence ATGCGGGATCTGGAGAAAAAACTGAATTACACCTTCCGCAACCAGGCTCTTCTCGAGGAGGCGCTGAACCACAGCTCCTACGCCAACGAGCACCGGGCCGGTGGGCTGCGCAGCAATGAGCGGCTGGAGTTCCTGGGGGACTCCGTGCTGGGCTTTGTGACAGCGGAGTTTCTCTTCTGCCAGCACCCGGACCTTCCGGAGGGGGACCTGACCCGCATCCGGGCGGCCCTGGTGTGTGAGCAGAGCCTGTATGAAGTGGCGCAGAAGCTGGGCCTGGGCCAGTATCTGAAGCTGGGCCGGGGCGAGGAGGCTGGCGGCGGCCGGGAGCGGATCTCCATCCTGGCAGACGCCACGGAGGCGGTGTTTGCCGCTGTGTACCTGGACGGGGGGATCGAGGCGGCCTCCGCCCTGATCCACCGCTGCCTGCTGGACGCAGAGAAGGAAGAGGTAGTGGAGGAGCGCCGCCGGGACTACAAGACGGCTCTGCAGGAACTGGTCCAGCGCCAGGCGGATCAGGTGCTCACCTACCACATGACCGGCGAGGCGGGGCCGGACCACGACAAGACCTTCCAGGCGGAGGTGCAGCTCAACGGACTGCCCATCGGCGCCGGTTCCGGCCACAGCAAGAAAGAGGCCGAACAGGCGGCGGCCAAGGCCGCGCTGGAGACGCTGGAGGAGACGTGA
- a CDS encoding undecaprenyl-diphosphate phosphatase, producing MSLLSSILLGLIQGLAEFLPISSSGHLAIAEHFLGQAGVPATPDFFDVLLHLGTLVAVFAAYWQDIRDMIVELIDGVRDLVRGTTPNPIPPARRMILLIIVGTLPLFVVLPVKDLVEGLSGNIYFVAGALIVTGFLLFASDRVKKGRKTERSAKLLDVLLVGIAQAIATCPGISRSGTTITAGCFVGFDRKFAVRFSFLLSIPAVLGANILTLKDAIQENSIIVSDIPVYLVGVAVAAVVGYICIRLLKMIADKGKFGWFAYYCWAVGLIVLALTLVLK from the coding sequence TTGTCTTTGCTGTCATCCATCCTGCTGGGCCTGATCCAGGGCCTGGCGGAGTTCCTGCCCATCTCCAGCTCCGGCCATCTGGCCATTGCGGAGCACTTCCTGGGCCAGGCGGGCGTTCCGGCGACGCCGGACTTTTTTGACGTGCTGCTGCACCTGGGAACCCTGGTGGCAGTGTTCGCGGCCTACTGGCAGGATATCCGGGACATGATCGTGGAGCTGATCGACGGCGTCCGCGATCTGGTTCGCGGCACCACACCCAACCCCATCCCGCCGGCACGGCGGATGATCCTGCTGATTATCGTGGGCACGCTGCCCCTGTTTGTGGTGCTGCCGGTGAAGGATCTGGTGGAGGGCCTGTCCGGCAATATCTATTTCGTGGCGGGGGCTCTGATCGTGACGGGCTTTCTGCTGTTCGCCAGCGACCGGGTAAAAAAAGGACGCAAGACGGAGCGGAGCGCCAAGCTGCTGGATGTGCTGCTGGTGGGCATTGCCCAGGCCATCGCCACCTGCCCCGGCATCTCCCGCTCCGGCACCACTATCACCGCCGGCTGCTTTGTGGGCTTTGACCGGAAGTTTGCGGTGCGCTTTTCCTTCCTGCTGTCCATCCCTGCCGTCCTGGGGGCCAACATCCTGACCTTGAAGGACGCCATTCAGGAGAATTCCATCATCGTATCGGATATTCCCGTGTATCTGGTGGGAGTGGCGGTGGCCGCCGTGGTGGGCTATATCTGTATCCGCCTGCTGAAGATGATCGCCGATAAAGGCAAGTTCGGCTGGTTCGCGTATTACTGCTGGGCAGTGGGCCTGATCGTGCTGGCGCTGACACTTGTGCTGAAGTAA